One segment of Curtobacterium sp. MR_MD2014 DNA contains the following:
- a CDS encoding FAD-binding oxidoreductase codes for MSGPSPVDGLEARTAPSASAPARRRPAWHAATVASVAPETPVARRIVLDVPTWPGNDPGQHLDLRLTAEDGYQASRSYSIASSGAGTRVTLAVDRVEGGEVSPFLVDAIEVGDALDVHGPLGGWFVWRPGASTRPVQLIAGGSGIVPLLPMVTAHAEAADRTPFRLLYATRTPEDVFFREELADALRAAAPLEVTHVYSRRAPEGSDEPVGRLTQERLDRAVLPPGSGALVYVCGSTPFVEQVLRWLGELGHDLSDVRAERFGGA; via the coding sequence GTGAGCGGTCCCTCCCCCGTCGACGGCCTGGAGGCGCGGACCGCCCCGAGCGCGTCGGCCCCCGCCCGCAGACGGCCGGCCTGGCACGCCGCCACCGTCGCCTCCGTCGCACCGGAGACCCCGGTCGCGCGCCGCATCGTCCTCGACGTCCCGACCTGGCCGGGCAACGACCCGGGGCAGCACCTCGACCTGCGCCTCACCGCCGAGGACGGCTACCAGGCGTCGCGGTCCTACTCGATCGCCTCGTCCGGTGCGGGCACCCGGGTGACGCTCGCGGTCGACCGGGTCGAGGGCGGCGAGGTCTCCCCGTTCCTGGTCGACGCGATCGAGGTCGGCGACGCCCTCGACGTGCACGGGCCCCTCGGCGGGTGGTTCGTGTGGCGGCCCGGTGCGTCGACGAGGCCCGTGCAGCTGATCGCCGGCGGGTCGGGCATCGTCCCGCTGCTCCCGATGGTCACCGCGCACGCCGAGGCCGCCGACCGGACGCCGTTCCGGCTGCTGTACGCCACCCGCACGCCGGAGGACGTGTTCTTCCGCGAGGAGCTCGCGGACGCCCTGCGCGCGGCCGCGCCGCTCGAGGTCACGCACGTGTACAGCCGACGCGCTCCGGAGGGGTCCGACGAACCCGTGGGGCGTCTCACACAGGAGCGACTCGATCGGGCCGTCCTGCCGCCCGGGTCCGGAGCGCTCGTCTACGTCTGCGGGTCGACCCCGTTCGTCGAGCAGGTGCTGCGGTGGCTCGGCGAGCTCGGCCACGACCTGTCCGACGTCCGAGCAGAGCGCTTCGGCGGCGCGTGA
- a CDS encoding dipeptide ABC transporter ATP-binding protein: MTDQQTVHRPQAGEPEQRPLVRVEDLAVSYAAGRRTVPVVRGVSFSVAAGRTLGLVGESGSGKSTVARTLLAHLRAGSRITDGRVLVDGQDVFALSAAGRRALRGGTASVVAQNAGQALTPSMRVGEQVREALRAHGEPDGPDRVVELLRLVRLPDPDTIVRRFPHQLSGGQQQRVAIAMAVAARPRVLVLDEPTTALDVVTQAAVLDLVADLGRELGMAVLLVSHDLGVVSAMADEIAVMRAGEVVEHAATAALFAAPQHEYTRALLAAVPDGRRPEQRRPEQRRTGGADRPRRDARVPGTVADTATGSAPPGSPVEPAVERPVVDAQDLVVRYRRGLPAAVDGVSFAIAPRETLAVVGESGSGKSTLATTLAGLVPAESGSFTYDDGTVRGDLREQVAARSQELRRAVQLVFQNADTSLNPRRTVGAAVGRPLRLFTGSSSRARVGELLTQVGLGPEYADRLPAQLSGGQRQRVGIARALAAEPRLVIADEITTALDVQVQAGILALLDDLRRERGLSCLFISHDLAVVRGVADRVAVMTGGRIVEVGPTERVFTGTNHPYTRTLLRATLEPGQTELPDVGDGVQRWRDAPGWTDHGDGHRTRNWEDA, translated from the coding sequence ATGACCGACCAGCAGACCGTCCACCGCCCGCAGGCGGGGGAGCCCGAGCAGCGGCCGCTCGTGCGCGTCGAGGACCTCGCCGTGTCCTACGCCGCCGGGCGTCGCACGGTGCCCGTCGTACGCGGCGTGTCCTTCAGCGTCGCCGCTGGTCGCACGCTCGGCCTCGTCGGTGAGTCGGGCAGCGGCAAGTCCACCGTGGCCCGCACCCTGCTCGCACACCTGCGCGCCGGGTCGCGCATCACCGACGGCCGCGTCCTCGTCGACGGTCAGGACGTCTTCGCCCTCTCGGCCGCGGGGCGTCGGGCGCTGCGGGGCGGGACGGCCTCGGTGGTGGCGCAGAACGCCGGGCAGGCGCTCACCCCGTCGATGCGCGTCGGGGAACAGGTCCGCGAGGCCCTGCGCGCACACGGCGAGCCCGACGGGCCCGACCGCGTCGTGGAGCTCCTGCGGCTCGTCCGGCTCCCCGACCCCGACACCATCGTCCGGCGCTTCCCGCACCAGCTCTCCGGTGGGCAGCAGCAGCGCGTCGCCATCGCCATGGCGGTCGCCGCGCGCCCGCGCGTCCTGGTGCTCGACGAACCGACGACCGCGCTGGACGTGGTCACGCAGGCGGCCGTCCTCGACCTCGTCGCCGATCTGGGCCGCGAGCTCGGCATGGCCGTGCTGCTCGTGAGCCACGACCTCGGGGTGGTGTCCGCGATGGCGGACGAGATCGCCGTCATGCGCGCCGGTGAGGTCGTCGAGCACGCCGCGACGGCGGCGCTCTTCGCCGCGCCGCAGCACGAGTACACCCGCGCGTTGCTCGCCGCGGTACCGGACGGCCGACGGCCGGAGCAGCGACGGCCGGAGCAGCGCCGGACGGGAGGCGCGGACCGCCCCCGGCGCGACGCGCGCGTCCCCGGGACGGTCGCCGACACCGCGACCGGCAGCGCGCCTCCCGGGTCGCCGGTCGAGCCGGCGGTCGAGCGCCCCGTCGTCGACGCCCAGGACCTGGTGGTCCGGTACCGACGCGGCCTGCCGGCCGCCGTCGACGGTGTCTCGTTCGCCATCGCGCCGCGCGAGACCCTCGCGGTCGTGGGGGAGTCGGGCAGCGGGAAGTCCACGCTCGCGACGACCCTCGCCGGCCTCGTGCCCGCCGAGTCGGGCTCGTTCACCTACGACGACGGCACGGTGCGCGGTGACCTCCGCGAACAGGTCGCGGCGCGGTCGCAGGAGCTCCGACGTGCCGTGCAGCTCGTGTTCCAGAACGCCGACACCTCGCTCAACCCCCGTCGCACCGTCGGTGCCGCCGTCGGTCGGCCGCTCCGGCTGTTCACCGGGAGCTCCTCGCGGGCGCGCGTCGGCGAACTCCTCACGCAGGTCGGACTCGGCCCGGAGTACGCCGACCGGCTGCCGGCGCAGCTGTCCGGCGGACAACGGCAGCGCGTGGGCATCGCCCGCGCTCTGGCAGCCGAGCCCCGGCTCGTGATCGCCGACGAGATCACCACGGCGCTGGACGTGCAGGTCCAGGCCGGCATCCTCGCGCTGCTCGACGACCTCCGCCGCGAGCGCGGGCTGAGCTGCCTGTTCATCAGCCACGACCTCGCCGTCGTGCGGGGCGTCGCCGACCGGGTGGCGGTGATGACCGGCGGGCGCATCGTCGAGGTCGGTCCGACCGAGCGCGTCTTCACCGGGACGAACCACCCGTACACGCGCACCCTGCTGCGGGCGACGCTCGAACCGGGGCAGACCGAGCTCCCCGACGTCGGCGACGGCGTGCAGCGCTGGCGGGACGCCCCGGGCTGGACGGACCACGGCGACGGACACCGCACGAGGAACTGGGAGGACGCATGA
- a CDS encoding ABC transporter permease, giving the protein MNVLVPALRRLGIAVLTVVLASLFVFLAVQALPGDVAQQLLGQNATPEAVQQLRATLGLDENVWLRYLQWLAGAAHGDFGTSLVSGEPVAPTLLTAFRNSMLIALPAMLVGVTLSLALGVLAGVRRGRATDRIVSTVSLLVMSVPEFMVATVLVLLFAIGLPVFPAVVLRGSDATVAELLPTVWLPIVVLTLAMAAYILRTARSSTIDVMASEFVTTAELKGLTMRRVVWKHALPSALLPTLNVIALNVAWLLGGVVVVENVFNYPGMGKLMLESVSNRDLPTIEAIALLSALVYVVCNLAADLVALALDPKLRTRQRRTRTRPVRSTRKAHA; this is encoded by the coding sequence ATGAACGTCCTCGTCCCCGCCCTCCGTCGACTCGGCATCGCCGTGCTCACGGTGGTCCTCGCATCACTGTTCGTGTTCCTCGCGGTGCAGGCGCTGCCCGGCGACGTCGCGCAGCAGCTGCTCGGGCAGAACGCGACGCCCGAGGCGGTCCAGCAGCTCCGGGCGACCCTCGGACTCGACGAGAACGTCTGGCTCCGGTACCTGCAGTGGCTCGCCGGCGCCGCACACGGCGACTTCGGCACGTCGCTCGTCAGCGGCGAGCCGGTGGCGCCGACGCTCCTCACGGCGTTCCGGAACAGCATGCTCATCGCCCTCCCGGCGATGCTGGTCGGCGTGACGCTGTCGCTCGCGCTCGGCGTGCTCGCGGGTGTCCGCCGCGGTCGTGCGACCGACCGGATCGTCTCGACCGTCAGCCTCCTCGTGATGAGCGTCCCCGAGTTCATGGTCGCGACCGTCCTGGTGCTGCTGTTCGCGATCGGCCTGCCGGTGTTCCCGGCCGTCGTGCTCCGCGGGAGCGACGCCACCGTCGCGGAACTCCTGCCGACCGTCTGGCTGCCGATCGTCGTGCTGACGCTCGCGATGGCGGCGTACATCCTCCGCACCGCGCGCTCGTCGACCATCGACGTGATGGCGTCCGAGTTCGTGACCACCGCCGAGCTCAAGGGCCTGACGATGCGCAGGGTGGTGTGGAAGCACGCACTGCCGAGCGCGCTGCTGCCGACGCTCAACGTCATCGCGCTCAACGTCGCCTGGCTGCTCGGCGGGGTGGTGGTCGTGGAGAACGTCTTCAACTACCCGGGCATGGGCAAGCTCATGCTCGAGTCGGTCTCGAACCGCGACCTGCCGACCATCGAGGCGATCGCGCTGCTGAGCGCCCTCGTCTACGTCGTCTGCAACCTCGCGGCCGACCTCGTCGCCCTCGCACTCGACCCGAAGCTCCGCACGCGGCAGCGCCGCACCCGGACCCGCCCGGTCCGCAGCACACGGAAGGCCCACGCATGA
- a CDS encoding winged helix-turn-helix transcriptional regulator → MTVERVLAGPCVAWPEDSSFIREVLDRTGDKWTVLVMTTLGDRTLRYSDLLASIPGISQRMLTVTLKALERDGLVVRQAHAEMPPRVDYGVTDLGRSLQVAVMQLAQWAAENHAAVAANRALHERIGVGRARSVDADTHPAG, encoded by the coding sequence GTGACCGTGGAACGGGTGCTCGCCGGTCCGTGCGTGGCGTGGCCGGAGGACAGCAGCTTCATCCGAGAGGTCCTGGACCGCACCGGTGACAAGTGGACCGTGCTCGTGATGACCACGCTCGGCGACCGGACCCTGCGCTACTCGGACCTGCTGGCGAGCATCCCCGGCATCTCGCAGCGGATGCTGACCGTGACACTCAAGGCACTCGAGCGCGACGGACTCGTGGTCCGGCAGGCCCACGCGGAGATGCCGCCCCGGGTGGACTACGGCGTGACCGACCTGGGTCGGTCGTTGCAGGTCGCGGTGATGCAGCTGGCGCAGTGGGCTGCGGAGAACCACGCCGCCGTCGCCGCGAACCGGGCGCTGCACGAGCGGATCGGCGTCGGCCGGGCACGGTCCGTCGACGCGGACACGCACCCGGCCGGATGA
- a CDS encoding molybdopterin-dependent oxidoreductase — MATFTRGFGGRRDDRDDPRIPPGQTLVRDWPVLSAGATPDIEPADWSFSIRTETGLRTWTWDEVHALGVEDVTVDIHCVTHWTKLDMPWRGVSLDRLFADVETSLDFCTVHSFGGYTTNVPRAELLGGRSWIAFEADGAPLTPEHGGPARLLVPHLYFWKSAKWVRGIVMQAEDEPGFWENAGYNMHGDPWKEERYW; from the coding sequence ATGGCGACGTTCACCCGGGGCTTCGGCGGCCGCCGCGACGACCGCGACGACCCGCGCATCCCGCCCGGACAGACCCTCGTGCGCGACTGGCCGGTGCTCTCCGCCGGGGCCACCCCCGACATCGAGCCGGCCGACTGGAGCTTCTCCATCCGCACCGAGACGGGGCTCCGCACCTGGACCTGGGACGAGGTGCACGCCCTCGGCGTCGAGGACGTCACCGTCGACATCCACTGCGTCACCCACTGGACGAAGCTCGACATGCCCTGGCGTGGCGTCTCCCTCGACCGCCTGTTCGCGGACGTCGAGACCTCGCTCGACTTCTGCACGGTGCACAGCTTCGGGGGCTACACGACGAACGTGCCACGCGCCGAGCTGCTCGGTGGACGGTCGTGGATCGCCTTCGAGGCCGACGGCGCGCCCCTCACCCCCGAGCACGGTGGCCCGGCCCGCCTGCTCGTGCCCCACCTGTACTTCTGGAAGAGCGCGAAGTGGGTGCGCGGCATCGTCATGCAGGCCGAGGACGAGCCGGGCTTCTGGGAGAACGCCGGCTACAACATGCACGGCGACCCCTGGAAGGAGGAGCGGTACTGGTGA
- a CDS encoding TetR/AcrR family transcriptional regulator gives MTGASRVRQRPEVRRAMIVDAARAVIVQRGVGATGLRDIAAAADVSVGTVTYHFGSVAEILNEVVVLETERFYGAIVAAVDAEPDPVVGLRMLVGPLFGDTEQVRQHWRIWSDYWTAVARRPEVAAEYAERIRVWEACLVRVVERGLADGVFHTEDGPEVVALRLAAYSDGVATQIAQGVPTLTNAVALAWMWRFLSQELGIDAATIAGAGQGTPDEG, from the coding sequence GTGACCGGGGCCTCCCGCGTCCGGCAGCGTCCGGAGGTGCGCCGGGCGATGATCGTCGACGCGGCGCGCGCGGTCATCGTGCAGCGCGGCGTCGGCGCGACGGGCCTCCGCGACATCGCGGCGGCGGCGGACGTGTCGGTCGGCACGGTGACCTACCACTTCGGCAGCGTCGCGGAGATCCTCAACGAGGTCGTCGTGCTCGAGACGGAGCGCTTCTACGGTGCGATCGTCGCCGCGGTGGACGCCGAGCCGGACCCCGTGGTCGGACTCCGGATGCTCGTCGGACCACTGTTCGGCGACACCGAGCAGGTCCGGCAGCACTGGCGCATCTGGTCGGACTACTGGACCGCCGTCGCCCGACGGCCGGAGGTCGCAGCGGAGTACGCCGAACGGATCCGCGTGTGGGAGGCGTGCCTCGTCCGTGTGGTCGAGCGCGGGCTCGCCGACGGCGTGTTCCACACCGAGGACGGCCCGGAGGTCGTGGCGCTGCGACTCGCGGCCTACAGCGACGGTGTCGCGACGCAGATCGCGCAGGGCGTCCCGACCCTCACCAACGCGGTCGCACTCGCGTGGATGTGGCGGTTCCTGTCCCAGGAGCTGGGGATCGACGCGGCGACGATCGCGGGCGCGGGGCAGGGGACCCCCGACGAGGGCTGA
- a CDS encoding ABC transporter substrate-binding protein yields the protein MQPIVHDDRDVRGPSRRTLLTGAAGLAGLGLLTLTGCSSGAAAGTAALPEAAATGATRAGGRLRVARPAASAAETLDSASSLSAYEYLGALYNRLVRLDEQGTTVPDLAEEWSANADGTEWTFRLRRGVRFHDGARFTADDAIASIRHILDEATASPQAGVLGEVMDASSMTAVDPHTLRFALTKPNAEFPSLLTAYQCYIVPAGAVADIGRTGIGTGPFRLSSFTPAGAGSVEAFEDHFAGRPTLDGIDFFSVQDTTARVNALLAGQVDLISQTNLDFATARVVAASDRATIARSTNAQWYTIPMLATSDEFADPRVRQAMKLAYDPRTIVDTALQGTGAPGWDNPVPPQLAAFVDEHREHDPDKARALLRAAGAEGLRTSIYTSSYESVFTPMAVAYRDAVADAGIRLTIRNASADSYYTQIWMQKPLMVSYWFTGRPIDQLLNQIFRTGSSYNESAWSNPTFDTLLDDARAEMDDAKRRTLYQDAQRLVVEDGADMTPMFGDRLVGLSRDVVNYSEYGFEFDWLRIGLRR from the coding sequence ATGCAACCCATCGTCCACGACGACCGCGACGTCCGCGGTCCCAGCCGGCGCACACTGCTGACCGGTGCCGCCGGGCTGGCCGGGCTCGGCCTGCTCACGCTCACCGGGTGCAGCTCCGGCGCGGCAGCCGGCACCGCGGCGCTGCCCGAGGCCGCCGCGACCGGCGCGACCCGAGCGGGGGGACGGCTCCGGGTGGCACGCCCCGCTGCCTCCGCCGCGGAGACACTCGACTCGGCCAGCTCGCTGTCCGCCTACGAGTACCTCGGTGCCCTGTACAACCGGCTGGTCAGGCTCGACGAGCAGGGGACGACCGTACCCGACCTCGCCGAGGAGTGGTCCGCGAACGCCGACGGCACCGAGTGGACGTTCCGTCTCCGGCGTGGCGTGCGCTTCCACGACGGCGCACGGTTCACCGCGGACGACGCGATCGCGAGCATCCGGCACATCCTCGACGAGGCGACCGCGTCGCCGCAGGCCGGGGTCCTCGGTGAGGTCATGGACGCCTCGTCGATGACCGCGGTCGACCCGCACACGCTCCGCTTCGCGCTCACGAAGCCGAACGCCGAGTTCCCGTCGCTGCTCACCGCTTACCAGTGCTACATCGTGCCGGCGGGCGCCGTCGCGGACATCGGCCGGACGGGCATCGGCACCGGTCCCTTCCGCCTCTCCTCCTTCACGCCCGCCGGTGCCGGGAGCGTCGAGGCGTTCGAGGACCACTTCGCGGGCCGCCCGACGCTCGACGGCATCGACTTCTTCTCCGTCCAGGACACCACCGCGCGCGTCAACGCCCTGCTCGCGGGCCAGGTCGACCTCATCTCGCAGACGAACCTCGACTTCGCCACCGCCCGGGTCGTCGCGGCCTCGGACCGAGCGACGATCGCCCGCTCCACGAACGCGCAGTGGTACACGATCCCGATGCTCGCGACGAGCGACGAGTTCGCCGACCCGAGGGTCCGACAGGCGATGAAGCTCGCGTACGACCCGCGGACGATCGTCGACACGGCCCTGCAGGGCACGGGGGCGCCCGGCTGGGACAACCCGGTGCCGCCGCAGCTCGCCGCCTTCGTCGACGAGCACCGCGAACACGACCCGGACAAGGCGCGCGCACTGCTCCGGGCCGCCGGTGCCGAGGGGCTCCGCACGTCCATCTACACGTCGTCCTACGAGTCGGTCTTCACCCCGATGGCGGTGGCCTACCGCGACGCGGTCGCCGACGCGGGCATCCGGCTGACGATCCGGAACGCGAGCGCCGACTCCTACTACACCCAGATCTGGATGCAGAAGCCGCTCATGGTGAGCTACTGGTTCACCGGGCGACCGATCGACCAGCTGCTCAACCAGATCTTCCGCACCGGATCCTCCTACAACGAGAGCGCCTGGTCGAACCCGACCTTCGACACGCTCCTCGACGACGCCCGCGCCGAGATGGACGACGCGAAGCGCCGGACGCTCTACCAGGACGCCCAGCGGCTCGTCGTCGAGGACGGCGCCGACATGACCCCGATGTTCGGGGACCGCCTGGTCGGGCTGTCCCGCGACGTCGTCAACTACTCGGAGTACGGCTTCGAGTTCGACTGGCTCCGGATCGGACTGCGCCGATGA
- a CDS encoding ABC transporter permease, producing the protein MTAVAPRSRSVLGAAVAPFRSSTALGVGLAFIAVHLVLAVLAPVIAGHDPVATDAADVLAGPSWAHWLGTDQYGRDLLSRTLNGGRYALLVTFLATTIAVAVGSVLGCVTAYADNWFDEVVMRVVDALLSVPSILALLVVVTVFDAGLWVIVLAVTVVYAPAVTRVVRGAARTVITQDYVTAARARGERAVSIVFREILPNVLDVVLVEFAMRASWIVLLVASLSFLGFGANPPTPDWGLMVQENRTALTVVPLGTLAPIVALATLVVGLNLAADGLAKSLGVDRAQQGAGA; encoded by the coding sequence ATGACCGCCGTCGCCCCACGCTCCCGCAGCGTCCTCGGCGCGGCCGTCGCGCCGTTCCGCAGCTCGACGGCACTCGGCGTCGGCCTCGCGTTCATCGCCGTGCACCTCGTGCTGGCGGTGCTCGCGCCCGTCATCGCCGGACACGACCCCGTCGCGACGGACGCCGCGGACGTGCTCGCCGGCCCGAGCTGGGCCCACTGGCTCGGCACGGACCAGTACGGACGCGACCTGCTGTCGCGCACGCTCAACGGCGGCCGGTACGCGCTGCTCGTGACCTTCCTCGCCACCACCATCGCCGTCGCCGTCGGTAGCGTCCTCGGCTGCGTCACGGCGTACGCGGACAACTGGTTCGACGAGGTCGTCATGCGCGTGGTCGACGCGCTGCTCAGCGTGCCCTCGATCCTCGCGCTCCTCGTCGTCGTGACCGTCTTCGACGCCGGACTCTGGGTCATCGTGCTCGCGGTGACCGTCGTCTACGCACCCGCCGTCACCCGCGTCGTCCGTGGTGCCGCGCGGACGGTGATCACGCAGGACTACGTCACCGCGGCCCGCGCCCGCGGCGAGCGCGCCGTGTCGATCGTGTTCCGTGAGATCCTGCCGAACGTGCTCGACGTCGTCCTCGTCGAGTTCGCCATGCGGGCGTCCTGGATCGTCCTGCTCGTCGCGTCGCTGTCCTTCCTCGGCTTCGGGGCGAACCCACCGACGCCCGACTGGGGGCTCATGGTGCAGGAGAACCGGACGGCGCTGACCGTGGTGCCGCTCGGCACCCTCGCGCCGATCGTGGCGCTGGCGACGCTCGTCGTCGGCCTCAACCTCGCCGCCGACGGGCTGGCCAAGTCGCTCGGCGTCGACCGCGCACAGCAGGGAGCGGGCGCATGA
- a CDS encoding glycosyltransferase family 2 protein: MTAARWSGAWARPRTDDRGPAEVDVLVPTVGRPAELATTLAGLAAQTDVDLRLVLSDQSAGQDAASEPAVAAMLRVLEAQGRPVTLLAHPERRGLAEHRQHLLDHATAPAVLYLDDDVWLEPGTVRRMLDALRDLGCGFVGSAVQGLSYLEDRRPHETAVFEPWDGPVVPEVVRRGTPGFDRLSLHNAANLAHVAAELDVETGGWVPYRVAWVGACVVYDRDALEQVGGFRFWDALPPQHSGEDVVAQWRVMERFGGAGILPSGAVHLESPTTVTDRRVDAPDVLFDDHETSAHRR; this comes from the coding sequence GTGACCGCCGCCCGCTGGTCCGGTGCCTGGGCACGCCCCCGGACGGACGACCGCGGTCCGGCCGAGGTCGACGTCCTGGTGCCGACCGTCGGGCGGCCGGCCGAGCTCGCGACGACGCTCGCCGGGCTCGCGGCACAGACCGACGTCGACCTGCGCCTGGTCCTCAGCGACCAGTCAGCGGGCCAGGACGCCGCCTCCGAACCGGCGGTGGCCGCGATGCTCCGCGTCCTGGAGGCACAGGGCCGTCCCGTCACGCTCCTCGCCCACCCGGAACGGCGTGGTCTGGCGGAACACCGCCAGCACCTCCTCGACCACGCGACCGCTCCCGCGGTGCTCTACCTCGACGACGACGTCTGGCTCGAACCGGGCACCGTCCGCCGGATGCTCGACGCGCTCCGCGACCTGGGGTGCGGCTTCGTCGGCAGCGCCGTCCAGGGCCTGTCGTACCTGGAGGACCGTCGACCGCACGAGACCGCCGTGTTCGAACCGTGGGACGGCCCGGTCGTGCCCGAGGTCGTTCGCCGCGGGACGCCCGGCTTCGACCGGCTGTCGCTGCACAACGCCGCGAACCTGGCACACGTCGCAGCGGAGCTCGACGTCGAGACCGGAGGGTGGGTGCCCTACCGGGTCGCCTGGGTCGGCGCGTGCGTCGTCTACGACCGTGACGCCCTCGAACAGGTGGGGGGCTTCCGGTTCTGGGACGCCCTGCCCCCGCAGCACTCCGGCGAGGACGTCGTCGCGCAGTGGCGGGTGATGGAGCGCTTCGGCGGCGCGGGCATCCTGCCGTCCGGCGCCGTGCACCTCGAGAGCCCGACCACCGTGACCGACCGCCGGGTCGACGCTCCCGACGTCCTGTTCGACGACCACGAGACGAGCGCGCACCGGCGCTGA
- a CDS encoding CocE/NonD family hydrolase, with product MSTPHLTAIGPDPRLPEGVTVRDEWIPMPDGVRLHARTWAPADPDGPLPVLLEYLPYRLDDWTAPRDSERHPWYAQHGYASVRVDIRGTGSSDGFFDDEYSEQELRDGEAVIAWLAAQPWSSGAVGMFGISWGGFNALQLAARAPAALRAIVTVCSTDDRYDNDVHYVGGAVLGIDMTAWGATMFAFNSRPPRPEVVGPDWVDRWRARLDRNRPMTPVWLSHQERDDYWRHGSAGEDHSAIRAAVLAVGGWADPYRDAVLRLVEHVDAPVKGIVGPWSHQYPDRGLAPGPSIGFLQETLRWWDRWLQDVDTGVEDDPALRAWINEGEAPATHYAERRGRWVAAEAWPSTASADRTVPLDLLRGGGDGPVVVRSPQHTGVDAGRFFPFGNATDLPPDQRAEDGRSVCFDLPVDEAFDVLGNVTVRLTVTSDLPRATLTVRLCDVAPDGSSTLVTRGVCNAAKRAGADRADPLEPGVPTELDVRLVSTGHRFAAGHRVRLAVSSSYWPWVWPHGAAATVTLDPAASSVTLPTWTRATDDGVRFEEPIRSTPLAIERTSPVDPLPQRTVTHDVETGEWTLDVDPGYGGGRVYPDGLVFTEDARETYRIRQDDPTSARATSRWAIGLDQPEWAARVETTSDVTATADAFQLVNTVRAWARDGATGAPEVLVAEHTFTDEVPRTSA from the coding sequence ATGAGCACCCCGCACCTGACCGCGATCGGTCCCGACCCGCGGCTGCCCGAGGGCGTCACGGTCCGGGACGAGTGGATCCCGATGCCCGACGGCGTCCGGCTGCACGCGCGCACCTGGGCTCCCGCCGACCCCGACGGACCGCTGCCGGTGCTCCTGGAGTACCTGCCGTACCGGCTCGACGACTGGACCGCCCCCCGCGACTCCGAACGGCACCCCTGGTACGCGCAGCACGGGTACGCGTCGGTCCGGGTCGACATCCGCGGCACGGGGTCGTCGGACGGCTTCTTCGACGACGAGTACAGCGAGCAGGAGCTCCGTGACGGCGAGGCGGTCATCGCGTGGCTCGCCGCGCAGCCGTGGTCCTCGGGTGCGGTCGGGATGTTCGGCATCTCGTGGGGTGGCTTCAACGCGCTGCAGCTCGCCGCACGGGCCCCGGCGGCCCTGCGGGCGATCGTCACGGTGTGCTCGACCGACGACCGGTACGACAACGACGTGCACTACGTCGGCGGTGCGGTCCTCGGCATCGACATGACGGCCTGGGGCGCCACCATGTTCGCCTTCAACTCGCGACCGCCGCGTCCCGAGGTCGTCGGGCCGGACTGGGTCGACCGGTGGCGGGCACGGCTGGACCGGAACCGGCCGATGACCCCCGTGTGGCTGTCGCACCAGGAGCGCGACGACTACTGGCGGCACGGCAGCGCGGGTGAGGACCACTCGGCGATCCGGGCAGCGGTGCTCGCGGTCGGCGGGTGGGCGGACCCCTACCGGGACGCCGTGCTCCGCCTGGTGGAGCACGTCGACGCACCGGTGAAGGGCATCGTCGGTCCGTGGTCGCACCAGTACCCGGACCGCGGTCTCGCGCCGGGGCCGTCCATCGGGTTCCTGCAGGAGACGCTCCGGTGGTGGGACCGGTGGTTGCAGGACGTCGACACCGGGGTCGAGGACGACCCGGCCCTCCGCGCCTGGATCAACGAGGGCGAGGCCCCCGCCACCCACTACGCCGAGCGCCGGGGCCGGTGGGTCGCCGCCGAGGCCTGGCCGTCGACCGCCTCCGCCGACCGCACGGTCCCCCTCGACCTGCTGCGCGGTGGTGGGGACGGCCCGGTGGTCGTGCGGTCGCCGCAGCACACCGGGGTCGACGCCGGTCGGTTCTTCCCGTTCGGCAACGCCACCGACCTGCCGCCGGACCAGCGCGCCGAGGACGGCCGCTCGGTGTGCTTCGACCTGCCCGTCGACGAGGCGTTCGACGTCCTCGGCAACGTCACGGTGCGCCTCACCGTGACGAGCGACCTCCCGCGGGCGACGCTCACGGTCCGGCTGTGCGACGTCGCGCCGGACGGGTCCTCCACACTCGTGACCCGCGGCGTGTGCAACGCCGCGAAGCGGGCCGGAGCCGACCGTGCCGACCCGCTCGAGCCCGGCGTGCCGACCGAGCTGGACGTCCGGCTCGTCTCGACCGGACACCGCTTCGCCGCGGGCCACCGGGTGCGGCTCGCGGTGTCCTCGTCGTACTGGCCCTGGGTCTGGCCGCACGGTGCCGCGGCGACCGTGACGCTCGACCCGGCGGCGTCGTCCGTCACCCTGCCCACGTGGACGAGGGCGACGGACGACGGTGTGCGGTTCGAGGAGCCGATCCGGTCGACCCCACTCGCGATCGAGCGGACCTCGCCCGTCGACCCGCTGCCGCAGCGGACCGTCACGCACGACGTGGAGACGGGGGAGTGGACCCTCGACGTCGACCCGGGGTACGGCGGCGGCCGCGTCTACCCGGACGGGCTCGTCTTCACCGAGGACGCGCGCGAGACGTACCGGATCCGACAGGACGACCCGACGAGCGCTCGTGCCACCTCGCGCTGGGCTATCGGGCTCGACCAGCCGGAGTGGGCGGCACGGGTCGAGACGACGTCGGACGTGACCGCGACGGCCGACGCCTTCCAGCTGGTGAACACCGTGCGCGCCTGGGCCCGCGACGGCGCGACCGGAGCGCCCGAGGTGCTCGTCGCCGAGCACACCTTCACCGACGAGGTCCCGAGGACGTCGGCGTGA